The DNA sequence atgATCACTTTATAAAATAATCACTGGGTATTTAATGggtatttaatataaaattgctgttaaaaaaatgtatatcaatAAACTATGGCTTATATTAAATGGCATATGATCAATTTAattggaaaatgaaatgcatcaaAATGTCTGTTAATGGAATGACATTGTggcttgtttaattttttttatgttagcGAGCGTGTCACCAGTACTGGTTTTAAGTTAGATTTTATAAACAGCATTTTGATCATATCACACTACCTGTTGAATGTTCCTTTGAATAGTGCTGATGCTTTGATTACATTAAATTTTGAATATGACACCCATAGTCTCTTGCAACTCGCTTCaccattattttattatgccatggagcaaggcccttaaccctacattgctccatcgggggattgtctcctgcttagtcttaatctactgtacatcgctctggataagagcatctgccaaaatggcattaatgtaatatcaCGTTCACATCATATCAGACTGATGATATTAACAGATGCTCTGTGGCTGAGATTAAAGGGATTGGCAGTCCTCATAGCAGTATAATTATCCACTGTGCAATTATGGGACTTTATTTAAGAACTTTATGATAGACTGTTTTACCGTCTTATTATGATGTCAAACTGTCCCCACGTAAACAACgccaaacatacagtaaatggcATCATCAGGAGCCTGTTCTTCAATGCCGaagcactgagtaaaccccagaacagcttttatattttgaattttttacttcagtccatgttacAGATTTGGGGTAGTCTGGGTTTttttactcaatgcagttatctggctaactcagtaatcctgctttgtggaaaatGATTATGACCTAGTGGAGCAAAGCTGAGTTGAGTTAGctattcttcaggttgagtgtGCATTGCAGGAGGTAAAAACATCATCTGTAATGCATGTGGTCTGTTTGGTTGTATAAATCTAGTCCACCGTTATCCACTGTAGCTGCTGTGCAACAGAAACAGCGGCTGTGTGAGGGCTAGGTCTCTGTCCATATCTCATCCGCGATACTCCTCTGAAGAAGAGGAACTGGACACAGCGTGTTTGCGGGCCGCAGCCATCCTCTGGGCAAACCTGCTCCGTAGCAGAGATGCCCATCCACTGGCGGGGCTGAAGAATGCTGGGATATGCGTTCTCCTGGGCACCGGCAGAATGGCGGGCACGATGCCGTAGTTTGGGAAGGTGCCGCCCGCAGGAATGTTCAGCTTTTCCGGGGGCGCCAGCACGGGGAGAAGCCTGTTGCCTGGTAACGGTACACTGGGGAGGACCAGGCGCCTGCCCGGGACCGAGCCCCGGCCCACGGCCGGTTTTCCATTGGCCGGGAAGGacggggggaaggaggggggtttCAAAGGGCCAACGGAGCGTCTGGCAGTTGGGACGGGCGGCTGGGCTCGTTTTACCGTCACGGGCCGAGGGGTTGTGGTGGGCTtcggtgtgggtgtggggggcgTCTCTGTGAACATGATGATCTTACAGGCGGGCTCCGCCGGCTGCCCGTCCATTTCGATTGGCTCGAATCCCGTCAGCCACACATCCGGGTACTGCTGTTCTGGCAATGCTACGGCAGAGAAGAAGGAACCCTGTGAACTTTAGTGATGTCAGAGTAAACTCCAAATGTCTGACTAGACATAGCAGATGACCATGCAGAGCTTGACTtcactaaaatatatataacacaTTAAGTCCGTTGGTTATAATGGCTAGTGGATTGTGGCATATGGTTCTAGGTTCTAGGTTCAAATCTTTTGCCAGCAGGGCTGATTTAGGTCTAATGAATACAATTTGAAAGAActataacacacagcacagtagctgtgtgtgtttgctcgcATCATACAGTTATACAGTAGCTTGGACGGAGCTTCAAAAGTTGCACTGCTAACATCTCATTGCGTTCACTGAGTATCACCTGCTAGTCAACGTCCTCACCTGGATCACGCAAGTAGTTATACAGTATCAGGGGTGGAGGCACCGCCCTACATGACTGTACTGGATAGAGGTGCCTTGTTAAAGCTTAAAACAAACTTAATAAAGTAACTGTGGGATAAGTCACTGTGAGTTTTTCTCCCCACACATTACAGCCTATGAGTAATCGTTACTAATTGCTCATTTGTGGAAATGTACTGTAACGTGTCAGGGTTTGTAATGTGGTGAGGGGCAGAACCAAatgtcagaccaaatgtcagaatggggaagaaatgtaatctatgtgactttgaccgtggaatgattgttgctgccagacagggtggtttgagtatctccgaaattgctgatctcctgggagtttcacacaccacagtctctagaattagcagagaatggtgtgaataacaaaaaacatccagtgagcagcagttctgcaggcagaaaccccttgttaatgagagaggtcagtggagaaggagaagactgatcaaagctgacaggaaggtgacagtaacgcaaataatcacacattacaacagtggaatgcagaagtggatctctgaacacacaaagcatcaaacctgtggataggcaacagcagcagataagtctaaaaataagtctaataaacgcctaataaagtgctcactgtgtgtataccaTGGTAGAGACacagaacataagaacacacaACTGTATAATTAATTACAATCCAAAATATAGTAAAACGCATATTGATATGTATATCCTCAATATGACAACAAAACCTACTGTATACttcaatttactgtacattgttatgtgtgtgtgtgactgcattatTCAGGATAACCACATCTAACCTGTCAAACTTACAGTATGTGCCCACACATTTCAGAGCAACTTAATGTAAACAGTGTCGGCATATAAATATACAGGACTTTCTTCATTCTGTATGTGGCTAGACGTTGCGATATTCTAAACCTCATTTGCATCATATCGTGTCCTAATATGAGTGAAGTTTACATAATATGACGGTTTCCTATCTGCATTTGAATCACTCCAGAAAAATCAATGCACACCCAAAACTCTTCTTGCCAGCTTTTTGAAAACAACAATTTGGCAACTGTAATACAcaattctgtttttattgttttcctaTGTTATACTTCTGTATATGTTCCATTATTTATCACTTTTAGCGTGAATGCATATTTAATTCACTGACCTGCAGAAGAAACAGTATAATGCATTTGTAGCAGTAGAAGAAGAAAAGATGCAGCTCCCATCTGTTTGAAGGCCATCGCTACAGTAAAAGATTTTTCCCGAAACGAGAGAAAGGGATATAAAAAGGTGTGGAGGATGAGTCTCACCACACCGTcattagtttgtgtgtgtgtgtgtgtgtgtctacacatTTAGCCCTTTTCTCCAAACTCTTTGTTGCCTTGTGTGATGTAGGGGATTCTAAGGTTTTGCAATGGCTTTGTAATCCCTGAGTATATTTTAGTCATTCAGAAGAGTGGAGTTTGATGATGTCATATTTAAAAGTTGGATGTTTCATGCCTCAAATGAAAGAAGTAGATGAGCTAGAGAAAAAATATATCTATATTTTTATGTGtgcaatataaaatacattatttgtcTATGACAAAGGTTATCCCTTTGCTCTTGCTTGTGAAGAGTTTGTGGGTGTTTAATCCCTGGGTAGTTGAGTGGCACTTACAGACAGCTAATGTTGCAACTGAAAAAGACCCTGGGATGAATGTACAGTCTGTGTACGAAGACCAAAGATGAACTGCAGCTGACACATTTCCATAGAGAGCAGGAGACTTCCCAGCCTCCAGAGATTAACAACAGCACCTGCCTGTAGACCAGGTGTGCATGAAGATATTCCGTGGAAAAGCAATATAGATTATATAGTACACCTTCTAATGTTATCACACCACTGAAATGTTTCACACTATTATAGTGCTCTTTGCACTTTTGACAAGTTTTCCTTGTGCAAACAGCAAGTAAAAGGAGAAAATGGATGATTGAGCTAGAGAATCAATGCTGAGGGATACTGAGTTTTGAGATGAAAATGCAGTCGGGTCATGAAAGGTTAAATATACATCATAAGGTTTTTCCAGGAGTCAGATGACTGCATCGAATGAGGGTAGAAATAAACAGGAGTTCCTGTATCGGTTTCTCATTTAGGCAGTAGTAATGCattatgtaatgtgtttgtgcagtctGAAACTCTGCCCACGTGAATCATAGACAAAGGTGTTTGTACACTGGATACAGTTGCAGTGCTGCATTATTCTCAACTAGTCAATTATCAGACCAACTGAAGGGGAACATATTTTTCCAGtaaccctctctcctctgtctcctgtGTTTTCTTAGACCTCGGTTGCCATGGAAGGGTGTTGGGGAGACAAGGTGTCGGCTTTCATCCTTGAGATGATGTCCCATCTTTCCTTTCATATTACACAACTGCTCTGCGCTGGTGTGTTCCTACCTTGattttataatgaaaatagcttttggtgtgtgtgtgtgtgtgtctgtgtgtgtgtgtgtgtgtgtgtgtgtgtgtgtgtgtgggaaggggCGGGTGGATAGTGTAGCCTTTTagcttttcatattttattcatctGGCTGTATTAACATCACGTAAGACACACTGTTGTCTGTACTGCCAAATATCACTATGTGTCCCTATAATACAATTACATATGCATACAATTTACACAGAAATTTAGACAATTTATCATCTGACGTGATTTCGATATATTTTGCAAATAATATTCTGATGggtacaaatatttaattaaaatatgtgaaaCTATATTAGAAGGACATGAAAAATCCATacactggtaaaaaaaaatcccaaagaAAACTAGCAAAATTGCAGTTTATTCAAGGCAATCTTGTACacaatatgtaaatgtaaaaagattGTGTATCAGTTTTAGCTTTACAAATGGTTTTCTAATTGACATATTGATGTTGTAACAGTAAGTACCAGTAAGAATTAAAGTTGTAACTCTTTCAGTTCAGCTTAATGAAGTTTGATGAAGTCCATGAAGTTTTtgcactgtgaaatgctgtgcACTCTAAGACTTTGTGGACAACATCAGCAGAAGGAACCCCTGCTGTAGTtaataaaacataacatttgtttttcagtatGAACacaatgaaagacaaaaaacaggACACAGCAAAGAAGAGAACGGTGATCCAAAAACAGGAGTGAAAAAGAGATTTGAGACACTAAGTCAGTTAAAGTTAGTGTCATTCCAAGGAATTCATGAAACGCATAAAAATCAAAAACCACCTCATGGGGAGAACCTGACTTCTACCAGACTTCATTATTTGAGATTTCACAAATTGCTTTAACTGACATGTTTGTAACCTACTTtgagcctttttctttttttacagcacctgcctatattataatttttttctcccctttttTGTAGCAATTACAGATGCAACGTTTTTGCCACACAAAATTTCCGGAGTGCAACTAGTGTAACCCGACGAGCTGAGACTTTGCCTCTGCTACAGTTCATTAAGCCAGAGCTGTTGGATCCTTTCACGGATGGAGGGGCAATCAGTCCACACGCTTACACGCATCGGTATCgccccaaaacaaaaagagcTGAGGCTTCGTCTTATACCTATTCATGTAATCTGGCTCCACCTAGTGGCAGGGAGAAGAACTCATGCCAACAGAAACCACAATGCCATGTTACAGCTGAAAAATTTGCTatggttgaaaattgccacCAGAATAGTGAGATATGTTAAAATATTTCATGCCATTTCCCTAGGGAATCGACCCCCTCTTCTGTTAGAAAAAGCTGGGGGCAGAGGGATTAATGGAAGAATACAAACTCCGGTTTAGAAAATGgtttaattgtttatttacGGGTGCAATAAAGAGCAATTATTTATCAATGTTTCATTAGAACAGtcaaacaacttttttttgactgtttttgctatatactgaACTAcaaaattatatcattacaaatattttcattaatgataaataaatatgtacaattGGTAAATAAGGATAAGCAATACACTGAAACAATACAGGTTAACATATTACACATAAACATCATACAAAATCACAATCAAACTACAATTTAGAATTGAACTGCGCTTGGATGTGAAAAGCAAGGATTGTTCTCTGGAATATACAGGTGtgattgtatttatatattaaatcTACTCTACGAcatgaaacaaataaaacaaacatagtAAGTAcattagaatgttttttgttcattGGCACGGTGTCTATGTGAACTTCTTAATAAACCGAAGCTTCAGATATGCGATGATTAAGAAGATCATGGTCATTATAATCAGGGCAAGATGATTCTGCCACAGTCCCCATGTCGTGTAAATAATTCCTTGGTTGTCCAGAAACTGCTCACCCGTGCACCTGGTGACACATGGAATAGAGGTGTTACCAACAATCAGTATTCACATGTCACTGACCAATAATTTGATAAATTCAATAATTCATAATTTGATTGACCAAGTAAATGCAAAAACTTAAATTGGCCAATCGCaattaaaaagtacatttactGCAGTACACGTGTTGTCCAGTAGATGGTGTACTTAATGTACTTATTTCTTGCCATCTGCTGGAAGTAGTGTAACCCAAAACCAAACAAGGAAGAACAGAGCAAAACGAGCAGGTTTACAATGACAGCGATACTGACTGGCACGTTTGACTTTATACAGTGTACATTTTGAAGTGGGCATTATGCTTCTTACATCAAGCCAGGTGCGCTGATGTTGCAGTCGTTCATTGGCGGAAGTGAGATGTCAGGGATCGTCGTGCAAAAATTCAGCCCAACAAATTCATTCACCTGAAGAGCctaatgaaaaaacataaacaacaacccatttcattgatgttttattattttcaaaacctAAGAAATTGGGAGACATATGTACATTCATGCATTGTAAGACAACAGCCAGCCCAGTACTTACGGTCAATCCGTATCGAGGGATACTGAAGTACTGAAACCACGCCAGCCAGTCCATAATGCTCGGCAAGTTCACCAAGAGGCCGGAGAAGATCTGAAACACACAGTAAATTAGCTTCTGGACGCTGCTGAGGAATCGGCcaaacacatttgaaaaaagCAGCAGCTTTGCTTGGCAGATAACAGGATCCAGCACAATAACGCTGTTGACGGGACGCATTCGTCGTTATCCACTTCTGCACGATGGACAGACGTACCATCATGAACACAAAGCTGATGGTCATGAAGATGTTGGCCACAGCGACGACCGTCTGGTCGGCGGAGATGGCCATGGTCATGGCGGTGGCGGCGTAGGCCACCAGGGCCACGGTCAGCATGAAGATGAAGAAGGCTGAGGCTGTGGCCTTCAGTCCTGCAGGTAGGCCATAAGACAGGCAGGGTGACGCACCTTCACACTGACTACACTtcaccctgtctgtctgcctgcccttCTGCCTGTCTCTTTGTCTGAAGAGGGAAATCCAGCTTCATCAAGTAAAAGACCTCCCCACTATTGTCCCAATCACCTGGATTAGCTAACTGTACTTTTCACTCGGGTCCTCgttgcacttgtccctgtgttcgatttgcactttgctgtatgttgctctggataagagcatctgctaaatacctgtaatgtaatgtactgtgaaATCAGCTGCCTGGGCTCATGGGTGGGAGAAGCACAGGCTGTGCTGGAAACCGTATAcaagcatactactcatactaaatttcaggctgattttcattgaaatgtagtagGAGTGGAGTAGTATGCATATgcagtttcgaacacagccatgGACATTCTGACCCCTCGAATTTCCCCCTCTGATTGGATGTCCAAGCACCATTGTACTCAGGTCAAATTCAGGTCATTTCAAAGAAGCAGGTGCCTGAACTCAAAGTTAACCATTTATACATTCATTACAAAAATCATTAAACCAGCAGCTCAGACAAGCAATACATATTCTTATTGATTATTTATTAACAGACTTCTGGCAGTCTGGCTCTAATAATGTAATAGCAGGGGCCGCTTACCTATCAGGAAGTATGCCACGCAGCTGAAGGTTATGGCGGGAATGGTGCGGAGGGTGAGGATGTCAGAGAGGATCTTACACAGGAAGTACACAGAGACCCTGTAATATCCACTGATGTACTCGTGCCTGCAGACCAGGAGAAAGCAGCGGGATTTCAGAGGCTTTCAAACAAACCTGAACCGCTAATGACACACATTTCAGGCAGTAATGAGCCAATTAATTATTAACCCGGACAtgcatacagttgtgttcaagaaaaaagcagtacaacatcagtaacctgagaGATGCAATGATTGATAAAGTATAAATTCTCACACAAAGAGCTTCCTTTCCGTGATGAAGAGCTCGGCAGCAGACAGCGCTCCGAAGCACTGGTTGGTGGTGATGAAGAAGAGAGCTCCCATTCTGCAAGAGAAGAATCACATTAACCTGGAGATCATTTCTTACACAGATTTACAAACATGCAACAGCTTTTATTTATCAGCCGTTTGCCTGAAACCTTCACTACTTTTACAGTGTTAAAAATATTGTGGTAAAAAGTCATTCTATTCAGCCACAAATGGCAAATAAATATAGTTTTTGAGGCAcaatttgtgaaaacatttAAGTAACATTCACATATTTAGTGGAGACTGTGCAATTGATAAAATAgatgatacagtactgttctgaGTTATGAGCCTGAAGTCAACCAAATGTGTGTTGAAATGTACATACATTTGCTCAATAGATTCCTCAGTCTCCCTGTCTGCCCTAATTGAGCCATTTCATTTATTACCTGTTTTGGATTCCACTCTGGTCGTCTTTGACTCCAAAAAATATTGCCCCGACTATGAGGCCCAAGAAAAGTGTCACTGCCACCTGACAAAAAGAagataaaacaagaaaacatctATAAATGAGCTGTGTTAATCTCTTCACTAGAACAAATAATATTTCCATGAACCCTAAATGTCTGACCATATCAAACAATAGTCTATATTGCTGTGTCTGCACTCACAACAAACAGATATTTCCTGATGTTCCCCATGGAAAAATAAACCTCGTATatcaagaaaaacaaatactgCTTTGGTTAGAACCAGAAATTCAGGTTGAATACAGTAGCAGCTGTATGTATCTCAATTGCTCATTttccagccaatcatgttgtccattccatccatccattatctgaacccgcttatcctgatcagggtcgcagggggctggagcctatcccagcatacattgggcgaaaggcaggaatacaccctggacaggtcaccagtctatcgcagggcacacacaccattcactcacacactcatacctacgggcaatttagactctccaatcagcctaacgtgcatgtctttggactgtgggaggaaaccggagtacccggaggaaacccacgcagacacggggagaacatgcaaactccgcacagagaggccccggccgacggggatttgaacccaggacctccttgctgtgaggcggcagtgctacccactgcaccatccgtgccgcccaccaatcatgttgtgttattgttaattatataataatatattagaTATCCACATACGGTCAATTTCCAAAATTGCAATGATGTATGAATGTATATGAATAACAAGTTAAGTATAATTTCCGAAAATGAAGTCAAAGACTGAGGATACACGTGGTTATTTTAAACAGATAAAGATTGACACGTCTGTAACAGACAAATTCAAAATTGTTCCGAAAGTGCACCCTATTGTCCAGTGTTCTGTTACCACTGAAAGGCACAATAGAACACACAACTCCTTTATTCATTTTAAGTTCAtaccaaaacattttcacacactctcacatctcGCTGTCTTATGTGGCCACTCTTGTTGTTAAATGAAGGGGGTGTAGATGAGCCTTTTAACCTTTTGATCCAAGCGATCACTTCAAGGCCTCTTAGTGTGAAAGACTAAACTTGTGAGGTCAAGGACTTTTTCTCCTGAGCTCCAGAGCTTTTCATGTGGAAGTGCCTCCGAGGTCATGAAGCTCTCATGTGATAGCCCTCGCTGGCGCTAAGAGCTTTAGCGACCCACGGCCTCTGTGAGGTACATCACTTCAAATGCGGTCGGCAGAGGCAATGCCGGGTCGCGGCGGTCACACATGCCTCTTTGCCAAGCTTGGGATCATTGTGTGGTGCCTAATAGCAGTTAATCATTCTTAAAATGAGTCATCTCAATGGCATCTCATCGCAAAGTGTCACTAATGAGCTGAAAGTGGATTGTGGAGGCAGAGTCGGTGTTTGAGGGCCAGATTAATGTGAAGTCGTTTGCCTGGGTAAGCCCTATCATGaggtcacacagagtcacagattaatttccttttttcacagcATGTTTGAAAGGTCTTAGGGAGATTGGAGTGACAGTCTGCTAAACATTTTTAAGAAATCCGTCCAAAACTGTAATCTAGCATTGAGTCCTGAACTATAAATCTGTATAGTATAAAGATCTTTTACACCATTTAGTGATGAAACTTTTTTATTGCATTCATGGATTGTCCACAATAAGCCATCCACTTCTTTACCTTTGTGCACTGATTAGCAGTAATTGCTGTTCATGACATACTCAAATTAAACATATCTTCCTAAATGCTATCAAACCAGTACTATGTAATAGTCACCTCTCACCGCAACACCTGATAACAAGACGTGCGAGCTAAACATAAAAACCTAAGCCAGCGCCTTTTACCCAGTCACTATGAACCACAGGGACCATCTGCTTTGacatcattttttattaaattcacaCCCTAGGCAATTACATTAATGTGAATTTATTGTATGCTCTGGCATCTGTGCCAAATGATTCAAACATGAAGTAATGTACCTGTGCAATGGAAGTCTGTGGGTTCAGCACGAGGTTCCGGAACGTTCTCTTGAGGACCCACTTGAACTGGTGGGTGAAGGAGGTGTTGTAGGTAATGGTGCGAGACTTGGGCAGGGTGGTGTACTCCTTGCCCTGGATGATTTTCCCGAGCTCTTCTGCCATGTCGTTGTAGTACACACTCTTCCTGTACTCCTCCACCAGACGCTCTTCGATACTCTGCCGAGAGCTTTCTTTTTCCTCAAAGTCACGTTCTGTTGAACAGCCAACACAGAGTGAAAACAGAACAAAAGGGGGACATTTCCCTCCCCACAAATAATGTTATAGGGATATATTGTTGGTGACGAACCTTTATAAGAGCTACATTTTATACAATATTGTATCATATGTATGACTGTGAATGCTGTGTTGCATTTGGACAGGCTACAGTATTCCCGAATCTTAACTGAGAAGGGACCATTGGACTTTTGCTGTAGCCTTGCACTTAACCCCCTGATCCAACAAATGAAGGCTTTCACTGAACATCAAGGTTTCATTGACTAATGCAATGCTCAGAAAAAAATACTCTTAACTGAGATGTAAACATAATCTGCACACAATCTAAGGCTACTCTGACATTAATTACTTTTCACATTTCAAGTAGAATTTAACATCCTTACCTAATTACTTTACATTAGTTATTAGCTGACAGATTTGGCAGAGCATTTTCCCTTGGGTTCATCTTATCAGAAAATCACTATATGCTCTACatgatattataatatataagtCCTGTACCTTGCATTTTGGTCATAGCTACTATTGAATCTCCATTGATGACATCCAGGAAGAAGTCAGCTGGATTGTTATGGGGTTCGCAGGTATATCCTGGAATAGAGTATCAAACAAGATTCATGATTCTTTAAGTTATTTTACCTAAAGCCTGGCTTCTATCAATTAAATGTACACATTAATGTGCATAATCTGTATGAATACAAATGGTGATTAAATGCTACCAGAAGGAATAAAGCAATAATAGTCAAATTCATGCTGACCAATGTTAGCAAAGTAATCCAAAGCATCCTGAGCAGGCCCATGGAAAACCTGCTTTCCACTGACAAGAAGGGTGAGGCTGTCAAACAGCCGGTAGATGGAGTATCTGGGCTGGTGTATGGACATGATGATGGTTCGACCATGATTAGCCATTCTGGGGGAAATGGAGAGTGGTTAGAAAACTTTTGACACGAGAGCTGGTAAGGTATGAGTGTCAAAAGCATGAAAAAGTGCTCGTCATAACAATGAATTACAGATGAATTCACAAAGATTATGTTCTACA is a window from the Conger conger chromosome 8, fConCon1.1, whole genome shotgun sequence genome containing:
- the abcg2a gene encoding broad substrate specificity ATP-binding cassette transporter ABCG2 codes for the protein MSERSNHINIPMVEDTKANGSSRQQGARTKSPQGSTVSFHNIHYNVELKSGPLCKRKVTQKEILLDLNGFMKPGLNAILGATGSGKSSFLDVLAARKDPAGLSGEVLIDGAPQPPNFKCLSGYVVQDDVVMGTLTVRENFRFSAALRLPMSVSQKEKEEKVNNLIKQLGLNKVADSKVGTQMIRGISGGERKRTNIGMELIIDPSVLFLDEPTTGLDASTANSVLQLLKRMANHGRTIIMSIHQPRYSIYRLFDSLTLLVSGKQVFHGPAQDALDYFANIGYTCEPHNNPADFFLDVINGDSIVAMTKMQERDFEEKESSRQSIEERLVEEYRKSVYYNDMAEELGKIIQGKEYTTLPKSRTITYNTSFTHQFKWVLKRTFRNLVLNPQTSIAQVAVTLFLGLIVGAIFFGVKDDQSGIQNRMGALFFITTNQCFGALSAAELFITERKLFVHEYISGYYRVSVYFLCKILSDILTLRTIPAITFSCVAYFLIGLKATASAFFIFMLTVALVAYAATAMTMAISADQTVVAVANIFMTISFVFMMIFSGLLVNLPSIMDWLAWFQYFSIPRYGLTALQVNEFVGLNFCTTIPDISLPPMNDCNISAPGLMCTGEQFLDNQGIIYTTWGLWQNHLALIIMTMIFLIIAYLKLRFIKKFT